TATTTTCCCGGTCTGTGAATGTGGCAATGTGCCTGTTGCTAGGCGATTTTTGATGCAGGGTATTCCGACATCTGTTGCTGTGGGCTTTTTGCTGGCTGCTCCTACTCTCAATCCTGTGGTGATTTGGTCTACGTGGATTGCTTTTCGGGGACAACCGGAAATTGTTTTATTTCGGATTCTTGGGTCCTTGGCGATCGCCACCATTGTTGGCACAGTCTTTAGCGTGCAACCTGATCCAAAAGTGCTATTGCAGCCCCGGTTATCCCAGCGACTAAAGTATCTCCAAGAGGTTGCTCAACCCCAAACGACAGCGGTAAAGAGTCCACTTTTGCAAACGGGTACTTTTTTCCTTGGTGCGAGTCCCCAGGGGAATATGCCCCTAGAAGCTGTTGCGACCCAAATGCCGGAGACCATTGTCCCGGCTCCCCAAAAAACGACGAAGGAAAAATTTGCCGCTCTATTACTCAATATTTCCCAAGAGTTACGTGAACTGGGGGCGGTCTTGATTTTTGGTAGTGCGATCGCCGCCTTAATTCAAGTTTTTGTGCCGCGGGAAGTGGTTCTCAGCCTCGGACAGGGCACGGTTACCTCGATTATCGCCATGATGCTATTGGCGGCGATCGTCTCTATTTGCTCCACCGTCGATTCCTTCTTTGCCTTATCCTTTGCCTCCACCTTTACCACTGGCTCCCTACTTGCTTTTTTGATTTTCGGGCCAATGATCGACATTAAAGCCGTGGGTCTTATGCTCTCCATTTTTAAACCACGCTTTATTTTGTATTTCTTTATGTTGGCGGGGCAATTGACTTTTATTTTGGCGTTAGGGTACAGCTACTTCGCCTAAGATCTTCGATTAGATTTTTGTAGAAGACCCTCACAACGTACAATAAATACCGTTTTCAACAGTCAAATTTCTATGCAGTACCACGCCCAAATTTACGTTACACTTCGTCCCTCTGTGCTTGACCCAGCAGGTGCGGCGGTTGAGTCTGGTTTAGGTCAGTTGGGCTATGCGGGGGTATCTGAGGTTCGTATTGGTAAATATATTGAGCTAAATTTATCGGCGGCGGATGAAACTGATGCCAAGGACAAAGTCGATCAAATGTGTGACCAGCTTTTAACGAATCCTGTGATTGAAAATTATCGTTTTGATCTAACGCCTGTCGCCTAAAGCATAAAATGCGATGGGTGATGCTGGATACCTAGGCTGATCTGGCTTTGATAAATTAGCAGTCGCTACATCTATTTTCCTGTTCTCTGATCACTGTTCTCTGATATCTGACCTATGAAATTTGGTGTAATTGTTTTTCCCGGCTCAAATTGCGATCGCGATATGGCGATGGTGACGGAAGGGGTATTTGGGCAGCCGACGCGCATGGTGTGGCACCAGGAAACGGATGTGTCTGATTTGGATGTGATTGCGGTTCCCGGTGGGTTTAGCTATGGGGATTATCTCCGCTGTGGGGCGATCGCCCGTTTTTCGCCTGTGATCAAAAGCGTGATTGAACATGCTAACCAAGGCAAATATGTTTTAGGTGTGTGTAATGGTTTTCAGGTGCTAACAGAAATTGGCCTGTTGCCCGGTGCTTTGGTACGCAATCGTGACCTGCACTTTATTTGCGATCGCGTGCCCCTCAAGGTTGAGCGGAACGACACAAACTGGACGCGGGGCTACAAAACAAACCAAATTATCAATATTCCCATTGCCCATGGTGAAGGTCGCTACCATGCTGATCCGGAGATGCTGAAAAAAATTGAAGACAACGGTCAAGTGCTGTTCCGTTATTGCGATGTCCAAGGGAATGTCAATGAAGCCGCTAATCCCAATGGCTCTCTCAATAACATTGCAGGCATCATGAATCAGCAAGGTAATGTGCTAGGCATGATGCCCCACCCAGAGCGAGCCTCTGATCGCAATCTCAATAATGTCGATGGTAAAGGTCTATTTGAAGGGTTATTAAACCTCATTGCTTAAATCTTTTGAAGACCTCGGTAAAAATGGCATGAGGGCAAGTCCGGCGGCGATCGCCAAGGCGCAGACGCCAATCACTCCTTGCAGAACAGCCATATTTTCTGAGGCAAAAATGCGAGGAAATAAATCATTGGCTAAGCCCGAAACTCCGAAATAAACACCAATGCCAAAGCCAGCCCAGCGTCCCGGCACTGTCATAAAAATGTAGGGTAGTGTGCCATTACGCACGGTAGCAAAGGCAAAAATCCAGAGAATGGCAACAAGTACGTACAGCCACGCTAAGCCGGGAGAAGCTAGCAAGAAAATCAGCATAATGCTGAGGCCACTGAGGGCGATCGCCAAGAGGGGATAATCCCGCCATTGCCGCCACAGCCAAGCAATCGGCACAGCAGCTAAAGCCAATAGCAGATTCAGTAGGGGCATTAAATTAGTCTCTGCGCCGAAAATTCCTCCGGCAAAAACATCGCTAAAATTACCCATAAAAATTTTTGTCCCCCATGCTAAGGCGATCGCAATTAAAGCGGTGCGAATCACCCCATCCCACGGTAAAGCTGGATTTTTTTGAGGCTGATCATCTGCTGGCGGCTGTAGCGGTGGCATCAAAAATTTCAAAAAAGTTGATGCGGCAAGGAGCGTAATTGACCCCACTAAAAACGCCGGCATTGCGCCCCAGCTAAGAATAATTTCTTTAATATTGCCGCTGATTAGCCCCATCAACCCACCAGTCATGGTGAGAATTGAAATGGCGAGCGGTAACTCGGACATCGGTGCACTTTTGAGGAGTAAAACGTAAACGGGAGTGCGGAAGGTGGTCATGGCCAAAGCCCAGGCGATCGCCGCCAGTGGCAAGAGCAAGTTCAAAGATAATTGCAGCGTAGCGATAATCGGTAAGGCGACAAACGTCACAGAAGACAGAATTACGCCGAGGACAATTAACGGGGCACGACCGCCGAGTGTGCGTTGTTGTTGATCGCTGAGTAGCCCAAAGATAGGCTCCATAAACAGCGCGAGCACAAATTCAAAGGTTAATAAATTTGTGGTAAAAGTTTCTGAAAATCCCCAACTACCTAGCATGTCCCCAAGGTAGGCACGGTAGGTAATCCACATCAGAGTTAAGGAGCTTTGCACAGCGGCGATCGCCACGACGCGCCCCCAAGCAATCCCCAACGCGCGAGAAGAATTTGTTGTCGCCATAATCCCAGTTTAGTCAGCAGCAATGATTCTGCCTCAACAATAGCGAAGAATATTTTAGCGAGGGACTTTAGTAAAAATACGCTACGAAAATTTAGCCGAGCAGATCACCAAGTTAAGGAGAGGGCTGGCCTTCTAAAAACCGCAAAAACTCCAGTAGCTCAGCATCAGAAAGTAATTGGCGCGATCGCTTGCCATAGGTTTCTAGGAGATAATTGCGCCCCTGCTCACTCGTCCACCCCAAACGCTTCAGCTCCACATCACTGCGGGCAATAATATCGGAAAAATCGAGGGTTTCCTCGACCGCTGGTGGCGCACTCGGTGGCGCTTCTTCCACCACAGGTTCCGGCTCCGGCGGGGCGCTGAGAGGCAATTCAAACTCAAAATCCGCCGCTGGTGGTGCCGCTGGTACGGGTTGTGTCGCTGTCGACGGTTTCAGTGGTACAGCTGTGGGCGAAGGCACAGGGACAGGCATGGAGGGAGCGGCGATCGCCGACTGTACAGGAGTCACAGCCGGAGTGACCTTTTTTGTCCCCGCCACCAATAAACCTAAAGCCCTTGTTCTAGCTTGATCCTCAGCTTGCTCCACCGATGATGCCGCAGCCAAACCACTCGCGAGGGTGACTCCATCATTCTGAACTAAAACCCGGACAACGTACTGACCATGTTCAATAGCCGCCAGCTCGCTCACTAAGCCGCCTTGGGGATAATGCTGTCGAAAAATCTCTGGTGTCATGGAACCTGACGCTGATTGCTGCACTAATTATAGTGCAATAGTACTTGATCTCACCCTTGAATTTAGCCTGAAATCGACCGAAATGAAAGGCCACATGGAGGGTATGGCTATTACAGGGTACAATGTTGCCGAGGCTACATGGCAAACACCATACTAAGACTTAAAAGTGCGTTCTGTAAGCGCCATAGTTGCTCTTGTTACTTTGGCATCTCCTTTTGCGAGCGCCTTAGTGCCAGACCGTCTGCCTGTATCGCCTAAATCCTAAAGATGTTATTCAGCCACAGGTAACAGCTTTTTTGTCGCTATCTGAATCGTTACTCCGGTCAGTTTCAGATTGTTTCTACTTTAGACGCTTCTCTGGCGTTATAACCCAGAATCTTTACGGGTAAGTAGAAATATGACACCAACAACAATTGAGTAGTCCATCGACTTTGTCTTTGCGTAAGCGATGTCCTGTTAGCCTTTCAGCGTTACACAGCTTACCTTTAAAGTTTTCGACGCAAGACCCTATTGATATATTTGCGGCTAGAAAATTTAAGCATAGTTCGATTTGCATTGTTGCTCTTTGTGGCACTCCCCCTGACAAAACGGTTGATTTTCTCCCAATTTTTTGGGGCGGATCACAAGAAAATTAATGGTTAATTTGGTTTTGGCAGGTTCCTTATTTCACTTTACTTTCTGACGAAAAGGATCGTTTTGCATGGATTTCTCAGTCGCTACACTGCTGTCTTACTTTACTGACGACAAATTAGTTGCAGGTAAATTTCTCGAGAAGAAGTTAGAGTGCAATTCTGACGAGGATAGTACTGATCTTCAAATTGTTTTAGATGCTTTAGAACGTGCCAAATTGTTGGCAAAGGAGCGAGGGAAGTATCGTCGTATCACTGATGAAGGCATTGTTGAGGCGAAGTTGCGCTGTTCTAGTAAGGGATTTTGTTTTGCAATTCAAGATTCTGAGGATGCAGAGGATATTTATATTCGTGAAACCTATTTAAGTAATGCTTGGAATGGCGATCGCGTGCTAGTCAAAATTATTAAAGAGGGCACGAGACGGCGATCGCCGGAAGGGGCGGTGAAGCTCATTTTAGAGCGGGCAAATCCTTCTCTGTTGGCAAAGGTTGTTAAGAAAGAAGAGGGTTTTCGGGCGGTTCCCTTGGATGATCGGTTGTTATTTGAGTTGGAGCTAGAGGATAAAGAAGCCCAACTGCAAGAAGCGATTGATCATCTTGTCCATGTGTCGGTGGTGCGTTATCCCATTGCCCAGCATTTACCCCTCGGCGAAGTCACCAAGGTGCTCGGAAGTGACGCTGAGGAAGCGGCTGATACGGATATTGTCTGCTGTAAGCATGATTTGTTACGGGAGTTTCCGGAAGATGTGATGGCGGCGATCGCCGAGATTTCAGCGGATTTAAGCGATGAGGCGATCGCCCAGCGTCGTGATTTGCGTGATCAATTGACGATCACCATCGAAGACGAACAGCATTTAGCGGCAGACAACGAAGCTTTTGTAGAGAATGCTTTCACGCTGTCGAAGACCGATAGTGGCGCATGGCTCCTGGGCATTCACCTCGCCGACATAGCAGAGTATGTGCCTGAAGGTAGTGCCCTAGATCGTTGGGCGAAAAAGCATGGTACAGCGGTTTTCCTTGGCGATACAACCATTCCGATTTTTCCGCCTGCTCTAAAAGAAAAAATTAGTTTGTTACCCGGTGGCGATCGCCTCACTCTGTCGATCTTCCTCACCATTGATGAACAAGGGGTGGTGAGCGAATTTGAAATTACACCGAGTGTGACTCGTGTTGACCAAAGCCTAAGTTATCAGAAAGTACAGCACCTCCTCAGTAGCGGCGAAGAAGTAGAAGGTGACCTAAAAGATGTCTTGGCTCTATTGAACGATCTAATTTTTAACCTGAGTCCCCTCGTTAAAGCCCAGAGATTGCAGCGTGGCGGCTTCCAAATTTCCTTACCCGAAGTGGTGTCTGCCTTTAAAGATGAAGGGCGCTTTGGCACGATGATCGTGTCCCCCAGTTTGCCCGTGCGATCGCTGCTATCTGAAGTGATGATTTTGGCTGGGCGTGCCGTGGCAGAACATATGACGGCTTTAGAATTGCCTGCTATCTACTGTTATCAAGCCCAACCCGACTTTGAAAGCCTCGAAAATTTGATTAAGCTCGGGGGCAATTTAGAGCTTGATCTGAAACTTGAGTCGGAAGAAGAACTGCTGCCCCATGACTATCAGCACTTTATTCAAGAATTTAGTAAAGTTGATGCCGCTAAAATTTTGAATTTCCTCCTTCAGGCTACCCTCGACTCACCTCGTTATGGTAAGCATCCCCATCCCCACTTTGGCCTCGCCTACCGAGATGGCTACACCCGCATCTGTTCTCCTGCCCAGCGCTATGGCGATTTGGTGATGCAGCGTATCCTCAAGTTCGTGTTGAGTGAAGGGCGCGATCGCCGTTCCAGCCGCGTAAAAAATGGGGTCAACCTTGGTAGTAATACCTGCCATGAGAAGGTGAACTGGAAAGTCCTCACTGCGGCGAAGCAAGCGGAAATCGAGGAAACCATCGCCGGATTGTTGCTGCAACTAAATGACCAAGAAAAAGTTGCTGACGATGCCGAAAAGGATCTCCAAGGTCTCAAAAAAGCCGAAAAAATGAAGGCTCACACGGGGGATACATTCAAAGGCGTGATTACGGGTGTCCAGTCCTATGGCTTCTTTGTGGAAATTGAAGATCTGCTCGTCGAGGGTTTAGTGCACGTGAGTTCCCTAAAGGATGACTGGTACGAATACCGTGCCCGCCATAGTTGTCTTGTGGGTCGTAAAAATCGCGTTGCCTATCGCCTCGGGAATACCGTCGAAGTGGAAGTGAAAAGTGTCGATTACTATCGTCAGCAAATTGATCTGGCGATCGCCAAAAGCTCCGATGATGCTGACCAAAATGATCAAGCAGAATCAACGGACGAGTCTTGGGAAGAAGAATAAACCCGCAATAGTTGCCGACTAAATCACAAAAATAATATATAAAAAACCCTCTAGATCGAGCAAGATGGAGAGGGT
The genomic region above belongs to [Limnothrix rosea] IAM M-220 and contains:
- a CDS encoding permease, with amino-acid sequence MNQLHNAFTLFVSLLVEAMPFLLLGVILSSVLLVWVDERKLIKVLPKNPLLGAFMGSCIGFIFPVCECGNVPVARRFLMQGIPTSVAVGFLLAAPTLNPVVIWSTWIAFRGQPEIVLFRILGSLAIATIVGTVFSVQPDPKVLLQPRLSQRLKYLQEVAQPQTTAVKSPLLQTGTFFLGASPQGNMPLEAVATQMPETIVPAPQKTTKEKFAALLLNISQELRELGAVLIFGSAIAALIQVFVPREVVLSLGQGTVTSIIAMMLLAAIVSICSTVDSFFALSFASTFTTGSLLAFLIFGPMIDIKAVGLMLSIFKPRFILYFFMLAGQLTFILALGYSYFA
- the purS gene encoding phosphoribosylformylglycinamidine synthase subunit PurS gives rise to the protein MQYHAQIYVTLRPSVLDPAGAAVESGLGQLGYAGVSEVRIGKYIELNLSAADETDAKDKVDQMCDQLLTNPVIENYRFDLTPVA
- the purQ gene encoding phosphoribosylformylglycinamidine synthase subunit PurQ, whose product is MKFGVIVFPGSNCDRDMAMVTEGVFGQPTRMVWHQETDVSDLDVIAVPGGFSYGDYLRCGAIARFSPVIKSVIEHANQGKYVLGVCNGFQVLTEIGLLPGALVRNRDLHFICDRVPLKVERNDTNWTRGYKTNQIINIPIAHGEGRYHADPEMLKKIEDNGQVLFRYCDVQGNVNEAANPNGSLNNIAGIMNQQGNVLGMMPHPERASDRNLNNVDGKGLFEGLLNLIA
- a CDS encoding MFS transporter, which gives rise to MATTNSSRALGIAWGRVVAIAAVQSSLTLMWITYRAYLGDMLGSWGFSETFTTNLLTFEFVLALFMEPIFGLLSDQQQRTLGGRAPLIVLGVILSSVTFVALPIIATLQLSLNLLLPLAAIAWALAMTTFRTPVYVLLLKSAPMSELPLAISILTMTGGLMGLISGNIKEIILSWGAMPAFLVGSITLLAASTFLKFLMPPLQPPADDQPQKNPALPWDGVIRTALIAIALAWGTKIFMGNFSDVFAGGIFGAETNLMPLLNLLLALAAVPIAWLWRQWRDYPLLAIALSGLSIMLIFLLASPGLAWLYVLVAILWIFAFATVRNGTLPYIFMTVPGRWAGFGIGVYFGVSGLANDLFPRIFASENMAVLQGVIGVCALAIAAGLALMPFLPRSSKDLSNEV
- a CDS encoding ribonuclease R family protein — translated: MDFSVATLLSYFTDDKLVAGKFLEKKLECNSDEDSTDLQIVLDALERAKLLAKERGKYRRITDEGIVEAKLRCSSKGFCFAIQDSEDAEDIYIRETYLSNAWNGDRVLVKIIKEGTRRRSPEGAVKLILERANPSLLAKVVKKEEGFRAVPLDDRLLFELELEDKEAQLQEAIDHLVHVSVVRYPIAQHLPLGEVTKVLGSDAEEAADTDIVCCKHDLLREFPEDVMAAIAEISADLSDEAIAQRRDLRDQLTITIEDEQHLAADNEAFVENAFTLSKTDSGAWLLGIHLADIAEYVPEGSALDRWAKKHGTAVFLGDTTIPIFPPALKEKISLLPGGDRLTLSIFLTIDEQGVVSEFEITPSVTRVDQSLSYQKVQHLLSSGEEVEGDLKDVLALLNDLIFNLSPLVKAQRLQRGGFQISLPEVVSAFKDEGRFGTMIVSPSLPVRSLLSEVMILAGRAVAEHMTALELPAIYCYQAQPDFESLENLIKLGGNLELDLKLESEEELLPHDYQHFIQEFSKVDAAKILNFLLQATLDSPRYGKHPHPHFGLAYRDGYTRICSPAQRYGDLVMQRILKFVLSEGRDRRSSRVKNGVNLGSNTCHEKVNWKVLTAAKQAEIEETIAGLLLQLNDQEKVADDAEKDLQGLKKAEKMKAHTGDTFKGVITGVQSYGFFVEIEDLLVEGLVHVSSLKDDWYEYRARHSCLVGRKNRVAYRLGNTVEVEVKSVDYYRQQIDLAIAKSSDDADQNDQAESTDESWEEE